A stretch of Vibrio aphrogenes DNA encodes these proteins:
- a CDS encoding glycosyl hydrolase 2 galactose-binding domain-containing protein, whose amino-acid sequence MHLQLDGFWQLSPLTDLSIPQTDITFPAKLSSVLPSDLTEEQIKQQEWHLMHDIEVDQAMLDLSGIDLVLDGVEGYAEVRVSGVAVFDCDGSQDRYQKDIKSYLALGRNRIEILFLEPDEDLLLDEPNTVCYLGERATHLPEHAVGIYQRPFLRLVKNVRLQHVVTEQIWHHGGGCELKVDVYYHTLKPGLVSTKIQYEGMTHTIPLDIRSDHVTAIFQVDAPKYAVIDQQSHQALSGSTELYVHLDGYHFKFDVALDETQQVSHYPL is encoded by the coding sequence ATGCACCTGCAACTTGACGGCTTCTGGCAGTTATCTCCTTTAACCGATTTATCCATTCCGCAAACGGATATTACTTTCCCTGCGAAATTAAGCTCTGTGTTACCCAGCGATTTAACAGAAGAGCAAATCAAACAACAAGAATGGCACTTGATGCATGATATCGAAGTGGATCAGGCGATGCTTGATCTCTCTGGTATTGATTTGGTGCTCGATGGTGTGGAAGGGTACGCAGAAGTGCGTGTCAGTGGCGTTGCTGTATTTGATTGTGATGGATCACAAGATCGCTACCAAAAAGACATTAAATCGTATTTAGCTTTAGGTCGAAATAGAATAGAGATTTTATTCTTAGAACCGGATGAAGATCTCTTGCTCGATGAGCCTAATACTGTCTGTTATCTTGGAGAGCGAGCAACACATTTACCTGAGCATGCCGTAGGGATTTATCAACGTCCTTTTTTGCGTTTGGTGAAGAACGTCCGTTTACAACATGTGGTCACTGAGCAAATTTGGCATCATGGTGGTGGCTGTGAATTGAAAGTAGATGTGTACTATCACACATTAAAGCCTGGCCTGGTGTCTACGAAGATTCAATATGAAGGGATGACTCACACCATACCACTGGACATAAGAAGCGATCACGTAACTGCTATTTTTCAAGTCGATGCGCCTAAATATGCGGTGATTGATCAGCAAAGTCACCAAGCTTTATCCGGAAGCACGGAGCTTTATGTACATTTAGATGGCTACCACTTCAAATTTGATGTTGCGTTAGATGAAACGCAGCAGGTGAGCCATTATCCTTTATAA
- the rraB gene encoding ribonuclease E inhibitor RraB, giving the protein MSNNDQSMQDDYMSVEELIEFQKEETREIIAALIEDGSDPDALYDIEHHLFAEDFETLEKAVMEAFQMGFEVLEAEETEDEDGAKVLCCDAIMQSALDANLIDEQVEKLVNLAEKHDIIYDGWGTFYEGEDAIYDEANDDYDAE; this is encoded by the coding sequence ATGTCTAACAACGATCAATCTATGCAAGACGACTACATGTCGGTAGAAGAACTGATTGAATTTCAAAAAGAAGAAACACGTGAAATTATCGCGGCATTGATTGAAGATGGCAGTGATCCAGATGCACTGTATGACATTGAACATCATCTATTTGCAGAAGACTTTGAAACCTTAGAAAAAGCCGTTATGGAAGCATTCCAAATGGGCTTTGAAGTGTTAGAAGCCGAAGAAACAGAAGATGAAGATGGTGCTAAAGTGTTATGCTGTGATGCTATTATGCAATCAGCACTCGATGCTAACTTAATTGATGAGCAAGTTGAAAAGCTGGTTAATCTAGCTGAAAAACATGACATTATTTATGATGGTTGGGGCACTTTCTATGAAGGTGAAGATGCCATTTATGATGAAGCTAATGACGATTACGACGCCGAGTAA
- the argF gene encoding ornithine carbamoyltransferase encodes MAFNLRNRHFLKLLDFTPQEIEFLLDLSRDLKRAKYAGCEKKTLLGKNIALIFEKSSTRTRCAFEVAAFDQGAQVSYLGPSGSQIGHKESMKDTARVLGRMYDGIEYRGYGQAIVEELAEHAGVPVWNGLTDEFHPTQILADFLTMQEYSPHKSIKQVSFAYLGDARNNMGNSLMVGAVKMGMDIRLVAPKAFWPDEHLVATCQQIAQTTGATITLTEHVAEGVQGCDFLYTDVWVSMGEAPQAWDERVALMTPYQINMDTLQATGNPNVKFMHCLPAFHNDETTVGKEVAEKYGMKGLEVTEEVFESDYSIVFDQAENRMHTIKAVMVATLGQ; translated from the coding sequence ATGGCTTTCAATCTACGCAATCGCCATTTTTTGAAATTATTGGATTTCACCCCTCAGGAAATTGAATTCCTATTGGATTTATCACGCGATCTTAAACGTGCCAAATATGCAGGTTGCGAAAAAAAGACCCTGCTGGGTAAAAACATTGCGTTAATCTTTGAAAAATCCTCAACACGAACTCGCTGTGCCTTTGAAGTGGCCGCTTTTGATCAAGGTGCGCAAGTCTCATACCTTGGGCCTTCTGGCTCGCAGATCGGACATAAAGAGTCAATGAAAGATACCGCTCGGGTTTTGGGAAGAATGTACGATGGGATTGAATACCGAGGGTATGGCCAAGCGATTGTTGAAGAGCTCGCTGAACATGCGGGAGTTCCGGTTTGGAATGGATTGACTGATGAATTTCATCCCACACAAATCTTGGCCGATTTTCTGACCATGCAAGAATACAGCCCACATAAATCCATCAAACAAGTCTCTTTTGCCTACCTTGGTGATGCTCGCAATAATATGGGAAATTCCCTGATGGTGGGAGCGGTAAAAATGGGAATGGATATTCGTCTTGTTGCACCCAAAGCTTTTTGGCCAGACGAGCATTTAGTGGCCACTTGCCAGCAGATAGCTCAAACAACCGGTGCGACCATTACCTTAACGGAACATGTCGCAGAAGGAGTACAAGGGTGTGACTTCTTATATACCGATGTGTGGGTTTCAATGGGAGAAGCACCACAAGCTTGGGATGAACGTGTTGCCTTAATGACGCCTTACCAAATTAATATGGATACCCTACAAGCGACGGGTAACCCCAATGTGAAGTTTATGCATTGTCTGCCGGCTTTCCATAATGACGAAACTACCGTCGGTAAAGAAGTGGCTGAGAAGTATGGTATGAAAGGGCTAGAGGTCACGGAAGAAGTCTTTGAGTCCGATTATTCGATTGTCTTTGATCAAGCGGAAAATCGTATGCACACTATCAAAGCTGTCATGGTGGCGACATTAGGGCAATAA
- the pyrB gene encoding aspartate carbamoyltransferase, with the protein MANSLYQKHIISIPELSRQELELIIQTAAKIKEQPQPELIKGKVVASCFFEPSTRTRLSFETAIQRIGGSVIGFDNPGNTSHANKGETLADSIRIISSYVDAFVMRHPQEGAARLASEFSNGTPIINAGDGSNQHPTQTLLDLYSIYETQGTLDNLHIAFVGDLKYGRTVHSLTQALAKFNNVRFYFVAPEALAMPDYLCEELDDAGIQYSLHTDMDEVIPELDILYMTRVQKERFDESEYAHIKSAYILTAAALQPAKNNLKVLHPLPRVDEITVDVDKTPYAYYFEQAENGVYARTALLALVLNQSL; encoded by the coding sequence ATGGCAAACTCGCTCTATCAAAAGCATATTATTTCTATCCCTGAACTGTCTCGTCAGGAGCTTGAACTTATCATTCAAACCGCGGCGAAAATTAAAGAACAGCCGCAGCCTGAATTGATTAAAGGTAAAGTGGTTGCCAGTTGTTTTTTCGAACCCTCGACCCGTACCCGTCTTTCTTTTGAAACGGCAATTCAGCGCATTGGCGGTAGTGTAATTGGCTTTGATAACCCAGGTAATACTTCACATGCCAACAAAGGAGAAACCTTAGCGGACTCTATCCGTATCATCTCTTCTTATGTAGATGCCTTTGTTATGCGCCACCCACAAGAAGGCGCGGCTCGCTTAGCATCTGAGTTTTCAAATGGCACGCCGATTATTAATGCGGGCGATGGTTCAAACCAACACCCCACTCAGACCCTACTCGACCTTTACAGCATTTATGAAACCCAGGGCACATTAGATAATCTCCATATTGCCTTTGTTGGAGACTTAAAATACGGACGTACGGTTCACTCGCTCACTCAAGCCTTAGCGAAATTTAATAATGTCCGCTTTTACTTTGTCGCACCTGAAGCCTTAGCCATGCCTGATTATCTCTGTGAAGAATTAGATGATGCGGGGATTCAGTACAGCTTACACACTGACATGGACGAAGTTATCCCTGAACTAGATATCTTATACATGACTCGTGTGCAAAAAGAGCGTTTTGATGAATCGGAATACGCTCATATCAAATCGGCTTACATCTTAACCGCAGCAGCATTACAACCGGCTAAAAACAACTTAAAAGTACTGCACCCACTACCACGTGTCGATGAAATTACAGTGGATGTCGATAAAACGCCGTACGCCTATTACTTTGAGCAAGCCGAAAACGGTGTCTATGCCCGCACCGCCTTACTTGCTCTTGTTTTAAACCAATCACTATAA
- the pyrI gene encoding aspartate carbamoyltransferase regulatory subunit: MSKQNQLQVEAIKNGTVIDHIPAKIGIKVLRLFEMDNSSEKVTIGLNLPSSALGSKDLLKIENTFITEEQAQKLSLYAPHATVNQIEDYQVVKKLALTLPKVVTDVFNCANSNCISHNEPVASSFTVIEKANDIRLKCKYCEKSFSREIMTEK, from the coding sequence ATGTCTAAACAAAACCAATTACAAGTTGAAGCAATTAAAAACGGCACCGTGATTGATCACATTCCAGCGAAGATCGGCATCAAGGTGCTAAGATTATTCGAAATGGATAATTCAAGCGAGAAAGTTACCATAGGCTTAAACCTGCCTTCTTCGGCTCTAGGAAGTAAAGATTTACTTAAAATCGAAAATACCTTTATCACAGAAGAACAAGCACAAAAGCTTTCTTTATATGCCCCCCATGCCACAGTGAATCAAATTGAAGACTATCAAGTTGTTAAAAAACTGGCGTTAACACTACCTAAAGTCGTCACAGATGTGTTTAACTGTGCCAACAGCAACTGCATCAGTCATAATGAGCCTGTTGCGAGCAGCTTTACCGTAATCGAAAAAGCAAATGACATTCGATTAAAGTGTAAATACTGTGAAAAAAGTTTTTCTCGTGAGATTATGACCGAGAAATAA
- a CDS encoding RidA family protein — protein MTKVLHTDSAPAAIGPYVQGVDLGNMVMTSGQIPVNPVTGEVPAEITAQARQSLDNVKAVVESSGLTVSDIVKMTVFVKDLNDFVAVNEVYGAFFDEHNVENYPARSCVEVARLPKDVGIEIEAIAVRK, from the coding sequence ATGACAAAAGTACTACATACAGACTCGGCTCCAGCCGCTATTGGCCCTTATGTACAAGGTGTTGATCTAGGTAATATGGTGATGACTTCAGGTCAAATCCCAGTAAACCCAGTAACCGGTGAAGTCCCAGCAGAGATCACCGCTCAGGCACGTCAATCTCTTGATAATGTGAAAGCAGTGGTTGAATCGTCTGGTTTAACCGTTTCAGATATCGTAAAAATGACGGTCTTTGTTAAAGATTTAAATGACTTTGTGGCGGTCAATGAAGTGTATGGCGCGTTTTTTGATGAGCATAACGTCGAAAACTACCCTGCTCGTTCTTGTGTTGAAGTCGCACGTTTACCAAAAGATGTCGGTATCGAAATCGAAGCTATTGCAGTACGCAAATAA
- a CDS encoding GGDEF domain-containing protein, whose translation MRLTLSKPVITNITFLLLFTLFTSGFLWSFYLQKESHQTIDKFYRSTNWYANRTLYLSEKFLYQAHLYELKGIEFSELSKTYDLLWNRLQIFLESRSTEFLRNQHPEVTQDVQTLFNTIQSLEHFFDQQQDRPNQEFTDKVNQVKENLITLNYSLSKVLSGTISQGIRTHSDLIQYWQLTGFIITMILTLILFRLSRRSAKLAQIDPLTQLGNRRALTEHLRNLLNKNKSLTLCAIDIKRFKQFNDQIGYQVGDQVLIKFAQRLNQFKNSQAFRFGGDEFVLVIPNLEKQPSLINWVLELQQQLQFTYQFEDHQLPIAIRLGVTFTDKNQQTYLEAKQLLDQAIHALN comes from the coding sequence ATGCGTTTAACTTTATCGAAACCCGTCATTACGAACATCACTTTTCTATTATTGTTTACTCTTTTCACCAGTGGCTTCTTGTGGAGTTTTTACTTACAAAAAGAAAGTCATCAAACCATTGATAAGTTTTATCGCTCGACTAATTGGTATGCCAATCGTACCTTATACCTCTCTGAAAAGTTTTTGTATCAAGCTCACTTGTATGAACTCAAGGGTATTGAGTTTTCTGAATTATCCAAAACCTATGATTTACTCTGGAATCGCTTACAGATCTTTTTAGAGTCTCGCTCCACAGAGTTCTTACGTAATCAGCATCCAGAAGTGACTCAAGATGTCCAAACTCTGTTTAATACCATTCAGTCTCTAGAACACTTTTTCGACCAACAGCAAGACCGCCCTAATCAAGAATTTACAGATAAGGTAAATCAAGTAAAAGAAAATTTAATCACTTTAAATTATTCATTAAGTAAAGTCTTAAGTGGCACCATCAGTCAAGGCATTAGAACCCATAGTGATTTAATTCAGTATTGGCAATTGACCGGTTTTATTATCACTATGATATTGACCTTGATTCTATTTCGCCTTTCAAGACGTTCAGCCAAACTGGCACAAATAGATCCGTTAACTCAACTAGGCAATCGACGTGCGCTAACTGAACACTTAAGAAACTTGCTCAATAAAAATAAATCACTGACGTTATGCGCTATTGATATTAAACGGTTTAAACAATTTAATGACCAGATTGGTTATCAAGTGGGCGACCAAGTATTAATCAAATTTGCTCAACGTCTCAACCAATTTAAAAATAGCCAAGCGTTTCGCTTCGGAGGTGATGAATTTGTATTGGTGATACCTAACTTAGAAAAACAACCGTCTTTAATTAATTGGGTATTAGAGCTACAGCAACAGCTGCAGTTTACTTATCAATTTGAAGATCACCAATTACCCATCGCGATTCGTCTAGGGGTAACTTTTACTGATAAAAACCAACAAACCTATTTAGAAGCTAAGCAATTATTAGATCAAGCAATCCATGCATTAAACTAA
- a CDS encoding DHA2 family efflux MFS transporter permease subunit has protein sequence MKDQTFTPPSLPLAVIALALATFMQVLDSTIANVALPTIAGNLGVSSEQSTWVITSFAVCNAIALPLTGWFARRIGQLRLFILSVALFTLSSFLCGIATSMPELIAFRALQGFFAGPMFPMCQTLLLGIFPSVKRGTALALISMVTVVAPIVGPITGGWITDNYSWPWIFFINIPIGIFCCLTVWQQLKNRVDITAKLPVDFIGIALLVVGVGLLQVVLDLGNDADWFEATHIIVMTCIAVVCLISFVIWELTEEHPIVNLYLFKDRNYAVGTIALVLSYSAFFAINLILPQWLQIYMGYTSIWAGLASAPMGVLPLLLTPFVGKYAHKSDMRLLASISFLVIGLSCFMRAEFNTFVDFATVAQVQMFMGIGIAFMFMPLTTIFLSNLNGQEIADASGLTTFLRVLGGSFASSLTTWIWTRRADFHHATLTEHVSQYNPASVDYFQRMGGETLANFETVDGIIKVQSYMNSTIDYFYLLGWLFLALIVIVWFARGPFIKSASSGAAASAGH, from the coding sequence ATGAAAGATCAAACCTTTACGCCTCCCAGTCTGCCTTTAGCTGTTATTGCTCTGGCACTTGCAACCTTTATGCAAGTACTGGACAGTACTATTGCTAATGTGGCCTTGCCGACAATAGCCGGTAACTTAGGTGTGAGCTCAGAGCAAAGTACTTGGGTGATCACCTCCTTTGCGGTGTGTAATGCCATTGCTTTGCCGCTGACGGGCTGGTTTGCGCGTCGTATTGGGCAATTGCGCTTGTTTATCTTGTCGGTTGCCTTATTCACACTGTCTTCTTTTTTGTGTGGCATTGCCACAAGTATGCCAGAGTTGATCGCGTTCCGTGCGCTACAAGGCTTTTTCGCAGGCCCAATGTTTCCTATGTGTCAGACCTTGTTGTTGGGGATTTTTCCTTCAGTTAAACGCGGTACGGCTCTGGCTTTAATTTCAATGGTTACCGTTGTCGCCCCGATTGTTGGTCCTATTACCGGTGGTTGGATCACTGATAATTATTCTTGGCCTTGGATATTTTTTATTAATATTCCTATCGGTATTTTTTGTTGTTTAACCGTTTGGCAGCAACTCAAAAATCGCGTCGATATTACCGCTAAGTTACCGGTTGATTTTATTGGTATTGCATTGTTGGTGGTCGGGGTTGGGCTACTGCAAGTGGTTTTAGATTTAGGTAATGATGCGGATTGGTTTGAAGCGACACATATCATTGTAATGACATGCATCGCAGTGGTTTGCTTAATTTCCTTTGTGATATGGGAATTAACCGAAGAGCACCCCATCGTTAATTTATATTTGTTTAAAGATCGTAATTACGCGGTGGGCACCATTGCATTGGTTCTTAGTTATTCAGCATTTTTTGCCATTAACTTGATTTTGCCGCAATGGTTACAAATTTATATGGGCTATACCTCGATTTGGGCTGGGTTGGCTTCTGCACCAATGGGCGTCTTACCGTTACTACTGACACCATTTGTCGGTAAGTATGCGCATAAATCGGATATGCGTTTGTTAGCCAGCATTTCGTTTTTAGTGATTGGTTTATCGTGCTTTATGCGCGCAGAGTTTAATACCTTTGTTGATTTTGCCACGGTAGCTCAAGTGCAGATGTTTATGGGGATTGGTATTGCCTTTATGTTTATGCCATTAACCACCATTTTCTTGTCTAACCTAAACGGTCAAGAAATTGCGGATGCTTCCGGTTTAACCACGTTTCTTCGTGTACTCGGCGGCAGCTTTGCCTCATCGTTAACTACGTGGATTTGGACGCGTCGCGCTGATTTCCATCATGCAACATTAACGGAGCATGTCAGCCAATATAACCCAGCATCGGTGGATTATTTTCAACGTATGGGAGGTGAAACTCTCGCTAACTTTGAAACGGTTGATGGGATCATCAAGGTCCAATCTTATATGAACTCAACGATAGATTATTTTTACCTATTAGGTTGGTTGTTCTTAGCCTTGATTGTGATCGTTTGGTTTGCCAGAGGACCATTTATTAAGTCAGCGTCATCAGGTGCTGCGGCATCAGCAGGCCATTAA
- a CDS encoding efflux RND transporter periplasmic adaptor subunit has translation METKEQNIDATVKPTSKRKRSFLILFIAILLIGGGWFAYYELYAKFVEETDDAYVSGNLITLSPQISGTVTKVVPDEGDYVEKGQVLVELDSNDTQIALQNAEAKLASKVREVRSMYAAADNFKAKVESSKVAYRQALNDYNRRKHLVERGAISKEDLVHYQDSVESAKSQLEAAEQSLEMTVALVDNTVLKTHPGVKSAVAELRKSYLDNIRTKIVAPVSGYVAKRAVQLGGQVQPGSQLMAIVPLNEVWVDANFKESQMKDMRIGQPVTLTSDLYGDEVEYKGEIESLGIGTGSAFSLLPAQNASGNWIKIVQRLPVKIRLEAQNQDKYPLRIGLSMLAKVDIKDTDGKVLAQLPKEKPRYDTDVYHHSLEEVDKLVAKIVHENVGVTTAAQ, from the coding sequence ATGGAAACTAAAGAACAAAATATTGATGCTACGGTAAAACCGACAAGCAAGCGTAAACGCTCTTTTCTTATTCTTTTTATTGCAATTTTACTCATAGGGGGCGGCTGGTTTGCTTATTATGAGTTGTATGCCAAGTTTGTCGAAGAAACTGACGATGCGTATGTCAGTGGCAACTTAATCACCTTATCACCACAAATTTCAGGTACCGTGACCAAAGTTGTTCCGGATGAAGGAGATTATGTCGAAAAAGGTCAAGTATTAGTCGAATTAGATTCTAACGATACACAAATTGCGCTACAAAATGCAGAGGCAAAATTAGCAAGTAAAGTTCGTGAAGTTCGCAGTATGTATGCGGCGGCCGATAATTTTAAAGCGAAAGTTGAATCTAGCAAAGTGGCTTATCGCCAAGCTTTGAACGACTATAATCGCCGTAAGCATTTAGTCGAACGTGGCGCTATTTCGAAAGAAGATCTGGTTCACTATCAAGACAGTGTTGAGTCGGCGAAGAGTCAGTTAGAAGCAGCAGAACAATCTTTAGAAATGACGGTAGCGCTGGTGGATAATACGGTATTAAAAACCCATCCGGGGGTTAAATCTGCCGTTGCCGAATTGCGCAAAAGTTATTTAGATAATATTCGCACTAAGATTGTCGCTCCAGTGAGTGGTTATGTAGCAAAACGTGCTGTGCAACTGGGTGGACAAGTTCAGCCAGGCAGTCAATTGATGGCAATCGTACCTTTAAATGAAGTTTGGGTAGATGCCAACTTCAAAGAAAGCCAAATGAAAGATATGCGTATAGGGCAACCTGTGACCTTAACTTCGGATCTTTATGGTGATGAAGTGGAGTATAAAGGTGAGATTGAAAGCTTAGGGATTGGTACTGGAAGCGCATTTTCATTATTACCAGCGCAAAATGCGAGTGGTAACTGGATCAAAATAGTCCAACGTCTACCGGTTAAAATCCGTTTAGAAGCACAAAATCAAGATAAATACCCATTACGTATTGGCCTATCTATGTTAGCCAAAGTGGATATTAAAGATACTGACGGTAAGGTATTGGCTCAATTACCGAAAGAAAAACCTCGCTACGATACGGATGTCTATCACCATTCTCTTGAAGAAGTCGATAAATTGGTTGCGAAGATTGTGCATGAAAATGTTGGCGTAACCACTGCGGCGCAGTAA
- a CDS encoding MarR family transcriptional regulator yields the protein MTNISYKHEAGIPLGKLIGLVNQHKERLLNQYLMPLDMTPAQFKVLSTMKFDEMKSPAEISKLLAIDCGSMTRMVERLVKKSLIEKHPNPEDKRGVILCLTQEGEALLYQCIEVIKQEVSPLLVGNLSPQEVQQLSTLLQRLLSQANE from the coding sequence ATGACCAATATTTCTTATAAACACGAAGCGGGGATCCCGCTAGGTAAATTGATTGGTTTAGTCAATCAACATAAAGAACGGCTGTTAAATCAATACTTAATGCCACTCGATATGACACCTGCGCAATTTAAAGTTTTATCGACCATGAAGTTTGATGAAATGAAATCACCAGCAGAAATTAGCAAGTTATTAGCGATTGATTGTGGCTCAATGACTCGTATGGTCGAGCGATTAGTCAAAAAATCGTTAATAGAAAAACATCCCAACCCTGAAGATAAAAGAGGGGTCATATTGTGCCTCACTCAAGAAGGAGAAGCTCTGTTGTATCAATGTATTGAAGTGATAAAGCAAGAAGTCAGCCCATTGTTGGTTGGTAATTTATCACCGCAAGAAGTCCAACAGTTAAGCACCTTATTACAACGTCTTCTGTCTCAGGCTAATGAATAA
- the corA gene encoding magnesium/cobalt transporter CorA — MRFFKINNGLIQEMKYHSNDEITALIEQSDWIDAHNPTNEDRHLLSQALGLKLPASNDVEEIEASSRYFMDHEGLHVHSLFLSPTEGRHTTVNIASILQKDRLITLREGSIADFRLLRLRARKGQVHSDDVQSLFITILEQKVENHADTIEDIHHQLEKISYTVLEDEEADWEECISRLARLEDSNGKIRLCLMDTQRVISFLLRHLQSTPDQLETLREIVRDIETLMSHTTFLFEKINFLMDSAQGFINIEQNQIIKTFSIAAVVFLPPTLIASIYGMNFQLIPELEWTFGYPLALALMVASGFAPYFYFKRKGWL, encoded by the coding sequence ATGCGATTTTTTAAAATCAATAATGGTCTGATCCAAGAAATGAAATATCATTCAAATGATGAGATCACGGCATTGATCGAACAATCCGACTGGATCGATGCGCACAACCCGACGAATGAAGACCGACACTTATTATCACAAGCCTTAGGCCTCAAGCTTCCTGCTTCTAATGATGTCGAAGAAATTGAAGCGTCTTCTCGCTACTTTATGGATCATGAAGGCTTACACGTCCATTCCTTATTTCTTTCTCCCACCGAAGGCCGCCATACCACGGTCAATATCGCCTCGATCTTACAAAAAGATCGTTTAATTACATTAAGAGAAGGAAGTATTGCCGATTTCCGTTTATTAAGACTTCGTGCACGTAAAGGGCAAGTGCATTCTGATGATGTGCAATCGCTCTTTATCACTATTTTAGAGCAGAAAGTCGAAAACCACGCTGACACCATTGAAGATATTCACCATCAATTAGAAAAGATCAGCTATACCGTTCTGGAAGATGAAGAAGCCGACTGGGAAGAGTGCATTAGTCGTCTCGCTAGGTTGGAAGACAGTAATGGTAAGATTCGTTTATGCTTGATGGATACCCAACGAGTGATCTCATTTTTATTGCGTCACCTACAATCAACCCCAGATCAACTCGAAACACTAAGAGAAATCGTGCGGGATATTGAAACCTTAATGTCTCATACCACCTTCTTATTTGAGAAAATCAACTTTCTCATGGATTCCGCTCAAGGCTTTATTAATATTGAACAAAACCAAATAATTAAGACCTTCTCGATTGCGGCAGTGGTCTTTTTGCCTCCCACTTTAATCGCAAGTATCTATGGGATGAACTTCCAATTAATTCCTGAATTAGAATGGACCTTCGGCTACCCCTTAGCTTTGGCCTTAATGGTCGCATCAGGGTTTGCCCCTTATTTCTACTTTAAACGTAAAGGCTGGCTATAA
- a CDS encoding 1-acylglycerol-3-phosphate O-acyltransferase, whose amino-acid sequence MIALLRIIAVAIFAIFMFIFGCGYCLFSPRNPRHVFTFGRMFARMSKVFGIKLELRIPENAYQRDQHIYLGNHQNNWDLFTISAAVTPNVVTVGKKSLVWLPLFGQLYWLTGNILIDRANRSKAMDTISQVAEQIKKSKVSVWMFPEGTRSRGRGLLPFKTGAFHAAIAAQVPIIPIVCSSTDHLKINRWNNGHVIVEMLPPISVEGCDKDNVRELLKECRNQMKAKLEQLDAEVAQRNA is encoded by the coding sequence ATGATTGCTTTACTACGCATTATTGCTGTCGCGATATTTGCTATCTTCATGTTTATTTTTGGTTGTGGTTATTGTTTATTTAGCCCACGTAACCCTCGTCACGTGTTTACTTTTGGCCGCATGTTTGCGCGTATGTCAAAAGTCTTTGGTATTAAACTTGAATTAAGAATCCCAGAGAATGCTTATCAGCGTGATCAGCATATTTACTTGGGGAATCATCAAAATAACTGGGATTTATTTACGATTTCAGCTGCGGTGACTCCAAATGTGGTAACAGTAGGTAAGAAAAGCCTCGTTTGGTTGCCTTTGTTTGGTCAATTATATTGGCTAACAGGTAATATTTTGATTGATAGAGCCAATCGCAGTAAAGCAATGGATACGATTAGCCAAGTTGCTGAGCAAATCAAAAAAAGCAAAGTGTCAGTTTGGATGTTTCCTGAAGGAACGCGCTCGCGTGGCCGTGGACTATTGCCATTTAAGACCGGGGCTTTCCATGCGGCGATTGCGGCGCAAGTTCCAATTATTCCGATTGTTTGTAGCTCAACCGATCACTTAAAAATCAACCGTTGGAATAACGGTCATGTGATTGTAGAAATGCTCCCTCCTATCAGTGTTGAAGGGTGCGATAAGGACAATGTGCGCGAATTACTAAAAGAATGTCGCAATCAAATGAAAGCCAAGCTTGAACAATTAGATGCGGAAGTCGCGCAACGAAACGCATAA